One stretch of Arachis hypogaea cultivar Tifrunner chromosome 20, arahy.Tifrunner.gnm2.J5K5, whole genome shotgun sequence DNA includes these proteins:
- the LOC112782394 gene encoding pyridoxal reductase, chloroplastic isoform X1 — protein MALSALSLGPSNLNPFSYSIFKSLKLPPFLQTQKVKIGPLSVSPMGFGTWAWGNQLLWGYQESMDNELQQVFNIALENGVNLFDTADSYGTGSLNGQSEKLLGRFIRNFQEQKGSGSDSDIVIATKFAAYPWRLTPGQFVNACRASLERMQIEQIGIGQLHWSTANYAPFQELALWDGLVTMYDKGLVKAVGVSNYGPKQLLKIHDYLKKCGVPLCSAQVQFSLLSMGEDQLEIKSICDSLGIQLIAYSPLGLGMLTGKYSPSTLPTGPRGLLFKQILPGLDPLLSSLRDIANKRRKTMSQVAINWCICKDTIPIPGVKTIKQVKENLGALGWRLSSEEVLQLEYAAQESPRKMIQNIFLTR, from the exons ATGGCACTCTCAGCATTGAGTCTTGGCCCTTCAAACCTTAACCCCTTTTCATATTCCATATTCAAGTCTCTCAAGCTCCCTCCTTTCTTGCAAACTCAGAAG GTGAAGATAGGGCCTCTGAGTGTGTCTCCGATGGGGTTTGGAACATGGGCATGGGGCAATCAACTTCTTTGGGGTTATCAAGAATCCATGGATAACGAGCTTCAACAAGTGTTCAATATTGCTCTGGAGAATGGTGTCAATCTATTTGACACTGCTGATTCTTATGGCACTGGAAGCTTAAATGGCCAGAGCGAGAAGCTTCTTGGAAGGTTCATCCGAAATTTTCAAG AACAAAAAGGGAGTGGCAGTGACAGTGACATAGTAATTGCTACAAAGTTTGCAGCATATCCATGGCGCCTTACGCCAGGCCAGTTTGTGAATGCTTGCAG GGCATCACTAGAAAGGATGCAAATTGAGCAAATTGGGATAGGTCAACTACATTGGTCAACTGCAAATTATGCCCCTTTTCAGGAATTGGCGCTTTGGGATGGCTTAGTGACAATGTATGATAAG GGTTTAGTTAAAGCTGTTGGAGTAAGCAATTATGGACCAAAGCAGCTTTTGAAGATACATGATTATTTGAAAAAGTGTGGAGTCCCTTTATGTTCTGCCCAG GTGCAATTTTCTTTGCTAAGCATGGGGGAAGATCAACTGGAGATAAAGAGCATATGTGATTCACTGGGTATTCAATTGATTGCTTATAGTCCCTTAGGACTTGGAATGCTCACTGGGAAATACTCACCTTCCACACTTCCAACTGGCCCAAG GGGGTTGCTATTTAAGCAAATACTTCCAGGCCTAGATCCTTTATTAAGTTCCTTGAGAGACATTGCAAACAAAAGGCGCAAAACCATGTCACAA GTCGCCATAAACTGGTGCATATGTAAAGACACAATTCCAATTCCGGGAGTGAAGACAATAAAGCAAGTAAAAGAGAACTTGGGTGCTCTTGGTTGGCGCTTATCTTCGGAAGAGGTGCTTCAGTTGGAGTATGCAGCGCAGGAATCACCTCGCAAGATGATCCAGAACATTTTCCTAACCAG ATAA
- the LOC112782394 gene encoding pyridoxal reductase, chloroplastic isoform X3 produces MALSALSLGPSNLNPFSYSIFKSLKLPPFLQTQKVKIGPLSVSPMGFGTWAWGNQLLWGYQESMDNELQQVFNIALENGVNLFDTADSYGTGSLNGQSEKLLGRFIRNFQEQKGSGSDSDIVIATKFAAYPWRLTPGQFVNACRASLERMQIEQIGIGQLHWSTANYAPFQELALWDGLVTMYDKGLVKAVGVSNYGPKQLLKIHDYLKKCGVPLCSAQVQFSLLSMGEDQLEIKSICDSLGIQLIAYSPLGLGMLTGKYSPSTLPTGPRGLLFKQILPGLDPLLSSLRDIANKRRKTMSQEVISLYTPTTRWYKKET; encoded by the exons ATGGCACTCTCAGCATTGAGTCTTGGCCCTTCAAACCTTAACCCCTTTTCATATTCCATATTCAAGTCTCTCAAGCTCCCTCCTTTCTTGCAAACTCAGAAG GTGAAGATAGGGCCTCTGAGTGTGTCTCCGATGGGGTTTGGAACATGGGCATGGGGCAATCAACTTCTTTGGGGTTATCAAGAATCCATGGATAACGAGCTTCAACAAGTGTTCAATATTGCTCTGGAGAATGGTGTCAATCTATTTGACACTGCTGATTCTTATGGCACTGGAAGCTTAAATGGCCAGAGCGAGAAGCTTCTTGGAAGGTTCATCCGAAATTTTCAAG AACAAAAAGGGAGTGGCAGTGACAGTGACATAGTAATTGCTACAAAGTTTGCAGCATATCCATGGCGCCTTACGCCAGGCCAGTTTGTGAATGCTTGCAG GGCATCACTAGAAAGGATGCAAATTGAGCAAATTGGGATAGGTCAACTACATTGGTCAACTGCAAATTATGCCCCTTTTCAGGAATTGGCGCTTTGGGATGGCTTAGTGACAATGTATGATAAG GGTTTAGTTAAAGCTGTTGGAGTAAGCAATTATGGACCAAAGCAGCTTTTGAAGATACATGATTATTTGAAAAAGTGTGGAGTCCCTTTATGTTCTGCCCAG GTGCAATTTTCTTTGCTAAGCATGGGGGAAGATCAACTGGAGATAAAGAGCATATGTGATTCACTGGGTATTCAATTGATTGCTTATAGTCCCTTAGGACTTGGAATGCTCACTGGGAAATACTCACCTTCCACACTTCCAACTGGCCCAAG GGGGTTGCTATTTAAGCAAATACTTCCAGGCCTAGATCCTTTATTAAGTTCCTTGAGAGACATTGCAAACAAAAGGCGCAAAACCATGTCACAA GAAGTCATATCCCTATATACACCAACAACAAGGTGGTATAAAAAGGAGACATAG
- the LOC112782394 gene encoding pyridoxal reductase, chloroplastic isoform X2 — MALSALSLGPSNLNPFSYSIFKSLKLPPFLQTQKVKIGPLSVSPMGFGTWAWGNQLLWGYQESMDNELQQVFNIALENGVNLFDTADSYGTGSLNGQSEKLLGRFIRNFQEQKGSGSDSDIVIATKFAAYPWRLTPGQFVNACRASLERMQIEQIGIGQLHWSTANYAPFQELALWDGLVTMYDKGLVKAVGVSNYGPKQLLKIHDYLKKCGVPLCSAQVQFSLLSMGEDQLEIKSICDSLGIQLIAYSPLGLGMLTGKYSPSTLPTGPRGLLFKQILPGLDPLLSSLRDIANKRRKTMSQIQSNLILLFFIIMSSHSQTHHHPKKAYHQLQINWLIIILTPGGIRSYSQSKVLA; from the exons ATGGCACTCTCAGCATTGAGTCTTGGCCCTTCAAACCTTAACCCCTTTTCATATTCCATATTCAAGTCTCTCAAGCTCCCTCCTTTCTTGCAAACTCAGAAG GTGAAGATAGGGCCTCTGAGTGTGTCTCCGATGGGGTTTGGAACATGGGCATGGGGCAATCAACTTCTTTGGGGTTATCAAGAATCCATGGATAACGAGCTTCAACAAGTGTTCAATATTGCTCTGGAGAATGGTGTCAATCTATTTGACACTGCTGATTCTTATGGCACTGGAAGCTTAAATGGCCAGAGCGAGAAGCTTCTTGGAAGGTTCATCCGAAATTTTCAAG AACAAAAAGGGAGTGGCAGTGACAGTGACATAGTAATTGCTACAAAGTTTGCAGCATATCCATGGCGCCTTACGCCAGGCCAGTTTGTGAATGCTTGCAG GGCATCACTAGAAAGGATGCAAATTGAGCAAATTGGGATAGGTCAACTACATTGGTCAACTGCAAATTATGCCCCTTTTCAGGAATTGGCGCTTTGGGATGGCTTAGTGACAATGTATGATAAG GGTTTAGTTAAAGCTGTTGGAGTAAGCAATTATGGACCAAAGCAGCTTTTGAAGATACATGATTATTTGAAAAAGTGTGGAGTCCCTTTATGTTCTGCCCAG GTGCAATTTTCTTTGCTAAGCATGGGGGAAGATCAACTGGAGATAAAGAGCATATGTGATTCACTGGGTATTCAATTGATTGCTTATAGTCCCTTAGGACTTGGAATGCTCACTGGGAAATACTCACCTTCCACACTTCCAACTGGCCCAAG GGGGTTGCTATTTAAGCAAATACTTCCAGGCCTAGATCCTTTATTAAGTTCCTTGAGAGACATTGCAAACAAAAGGCGCAAAACCATGTCACAA ATTCAATCAAATTTGATCCTTCTTTTCTTCATCATCATGTCCTCACACTCTCAGACTCATCATCATCCAAAAAAAGCATATCATCAATTGCAGATAAATTGGTTGATAATAATTTTAACACCTGGAGGCATCAGGTCCTACTCACAATCCAAAGTCTTAGCTTAG